The Candidatus Hydrogenisulfobacillus filiaventi sequence GCGGTGGGGCGGCGGGCCGGTGGGCCTGGAGTCGCTAGCGGCCGCCATCGGGGAGGAGGCCGATACGGTGGCCGATGTCTATGAACCCTACCTCCTGCAGCAGGGCTTCCTCCAGCGCACCCCCCGGGGCCGGATGCTGACCCCGCGCGCCTACGCCCACCTGGGGCTGGTGCCGCCGCCCGGGCTGTTGCCGGGGGAGGGGGAGCCGCGGGCCTGACCCCTTTTGGGGCCGGCGCCGGGCGGATATGCTGTCGGAGGGGCGGCCGCGGCGGCCCCATCACGGGGATGGAGGGAACAGCATGCACACCAGCAGCGCTTCGGCATCGGGGACCATCCTGTATTACGGCATCTTTGCCCTTTTTATCGTCATGATCGTGTGGATGTTCTGGCAGCAGAGCCGGCAGCAGAAGGAGAAGCAGAAGTTCCAAGCCGGCCTGCGCCGGGGCGACCGGGTGGTCACCCAGGGGGGCCTCATTGGGACCGTGCGGGACATCCGCGGCGACCGGGCGGTGCTGGAGGTGGGGGAGCACCTGCGGGTGGAGGTGCTGCTGTCCGCGGTGAGCCAGCGCTACGAACCGGCGGGCGGGGCGGGGGGCGCACCGGCCGGCAAGGAGGCCCGGCCGGCAGAAGCCCCTAAGGACGGCAAGGCGCCCGCGGGGAGCGGCAAGGGCAAGCGCGGCCGCTAGTGCGCTGCCGTCCGGGGCCGCCGCGGGCGGCATGCTATAATAGCGGCCGAGATCCCGCCCCGGGGGCCGAGGGGCCCGGGCGGGCATGAGGAG is a genomic window containing:
- a CDS encoding protein of unknown function (Evidence 5 : Unknown function) — translated: MHTSSASASGTILYYGIFALFIVMIVWMFWQQSRQQKEKQKFQAGLRRGDRVVTQGGLIGTVRDIRGDRAVLEVGEHLRVEVLLSAVSQRYEPAGGAGGAPAGKEARPAEAPKDGKAPAGSGKGKRGR